In the Eptesicus fuscus isolate TK198812 chromosome 12, DD_ASM_mEF_20220401, whole genome shotgun sequence genome, one interval contains:
- the MOCS3 gene encoding adenylyltransferase and sulfurtransferase MOCS3 produces the protein MASREEVLALQAEVAQREEELSSLKQRLAAALSAEDEPAPQVPVSPLPPKAALSRDEILRYSRQLVLPELGVHGQLRLATASVLVVGCGGLGCPLAQYLAAAGVGRLGLVDYDVVEMSNLARQVLHGEALAGQAKVFSAAASLRRLNSAVECVPYAQALTPATALDLVRRYDVVADCSDNVPTRYLVSDACVLAGRPLVSASALRFEGQITVYHYDGGPCYRCLFPQPPPAETVTNCADGGVLGVVTGILGCLQALEVLKIAAGMGPSYSGSLLLFDALGGHFRCIQLRSRRPDCAACGERPTVTDLQDYEAFCGSSATDKCRSLQLLSPEERVSVTDYKRLLDSGSPHLLLDVRPQVEVDICRLPHALHIPLKHLERRDGKSLKLLGEAIQKGKQGTQEGAALPIYVICKLGNDSQKAVKILQSLTAIPELDPLTVQDVVGGLMAWAAKIDETFPQY, from the coding sequence ATGGCTTCCAGAGAGGAGGTTCTTGCTCTGCAGGCTGAAGTTGCCCAGCGTGAGGAGGAACTGAGTTCCCTGAAGCAGAGACTGGCGGCGGCTCTTTCGGCGGAGGACGAGCCAGCGCCGCAGGTTCCGGTGTCGCCCCTGCCGCCGAAGGCCGCCCTGTCCCGAGATGAGATTCTGCGCTACAGCCGGCAGCTCGTGCTGCCTGAGCTCGGGGTGCACGGACAGCTGCGGCTGGCGACCGCGTCCGTGCTAGTCGTGGGCTGCGGTGGGCTGGGCTGCCCGCTGGCGCAGTACCTGGCAGCGGCCGGCGTAGGCCGCCTCGGTCTCGTGGACTACGACGTAGTAGAAATGAGCAACCTGGCCCGCCAAGTGCTGCATGGCGAGGCACTGGCCGGCCAGGCCAAGGTCTTTTCCGCTGCCGCCTCGCTGCGCCGGCTCAATTCGGCTGTGGAGTGCGTGCCTTATGCCCAGGCTCTTACTCCAGCCACGGCTCTAGACCTCGTCCGCCGTTATGACGTGGTAGCTGACTGCTCCGACAACGTGCCCACTCGCTACCTGGTTAGCGACGCCTGTGTGCTGGCTGGCAGGCCTCTCGTATCCGCCAGCGCCCTGCGCTTTGAGGGCCAAATCACAGTCTACCACTACGACGGCGGGCCTTGCTATCGCTGCCTCTTCCCCCAACCACCTCCAGCGGAGACGGTGACCAACTGCGCGGATGGCGGGGTGCTCGGTGTTGTGACTGGGATCCTGGGCTGCCTGCAGGCGCTGGAAGTGTTGAAGATCGCCGCAGGTATGGGCCCCTCTTACAGTGGCAGCCTGTTGCTCTTTGACGCTCTCGGAGGACATTTCCGCTGTATTCAGCTGCGGAGCCGCAGGCCGGATTGTGCAGCTTGTGGAGAGCGGCCCACGGTGACTGACCTGCAGGACTATGAAGCCTTCTGTGGCTCCTCAGCCACGGATAAATGCCGCTCCCTCCAGTTGCTGAGCCCAGAAGAGCGAGTTTCTGTCACTGACTATAAGCGACTTCTGGATTCTGGGTCACCCCACCTATTGCTGGACGTCAGGCCTCAAGTGGAAGTGGACATCTGTCGTTTGCCTCATGCTCTGCACATCCCTTTAAAACATTTGGAACGGAGGGATGGGAAGAGCCTGAAACTCTTAGGAGAAGCAATCCAGAAAGGGAAGCAAGGCACACAGGAAGGAGCAGCCCTCCCCATCTATGTGATTTGCAAACTGGGCAATGACTCCCAGAAAGCCGTGAAGATCCTGCAGTCCTTGACAGCAATCCCAGAGTTAGACCCTCTAACAGTTCAGGATGTTGTGGGGGGGCTCATGGCCTGGGCTGCCAAAATCGATGAAACATTTCCGCAGTACTGA